From Populus trichocarpa isolate Nisqually-1 chromosome 19, P.trichocarpa_v4.1, whole genome shotgun sequence, a single genomic window includes:
- the LOC7455279 gene encoding uncharacterized protein LOC7455279 yields the protein MDGPPVNDFCSICHGHFNIACQANCSHWFCGDCIMLVWHHGSVLQPCKCPLCRRQITLLVPGEASLRERSDPDVAEVLGKIERYNHLFGGNTSGLIQRMQDLPFLLRRLLREIMDPQRSLPLVIRARVYIAVVLSAIYVISPIDIIPEGILGIVGLLDDLLVVLICFLHVAAIYRAVLHYRHGGS from the exons ATGGATGGACCTCCAGTGAATGATTTTTGCTCCATATGCCATGGACATTTCAACATTGCTTGCCAGGCCAATTGCTCTCATTGGTTTTGTG GTGATTGTATTATGCTTGTTTGGCATCATGGATCCGTACTCCAGCCATGTAAATGTCCACTGTGTCGTCGGCAGATTACATTGTTGGTTCCTGGTGAAGCTTCATTAAGGGAGCGCAGTGATCCTGATGTTGCTGAGGTTCttggaaaaattgaaagatacaaTCATCTTTTTGGTGGAAATACCAGTGGTCTCATTCAG AGAATGCAAGACCTTCCATTTCTTCTCCGGAGGTTGTTGCGAGAAATAATGGATCCCCAAAGGTCTCTTCCTTTGGTCATCAGGGCGCGCGTCTATATTGCA GTGGTGCTAAGTGCCATCTACGTCATCAGCCCTATAGACATTATTCCAGAAG GAATTTTGGGAATAGTTGGTCTCCTGGATGATCTCCTCGTAGTGCTCATTTGCTTTCTTCATGTTGCTGCTATCTACCGGGCAGTATTGCATTATCGTCATGGAGGTTCTTGA
- the LOC7475781 gene encoding uncharacterized protein LOC7475781, producing the protein MGFVSISSFAFSITTTTTGTTRKPSLHHHYSHSNRLHFLSKCSPLLPRKCSVNLLRSCRGNTACRASSSLLKIEDDIDDEACELVSGLEISIGEGDDSIDAYLLKAMKNNNGTGILLLSDIFGFEDSSTRDFAYRVACNGYNVLIPDLFRGDPWTKDQPMTLLEKWITKQEPQRVAKDIDTSAKWMVDEFLAAGISKKLGIIGFCFGGGRVIDALSRDQGALFGVGVSFYGTRMNPSLASSIKVPVLFISGDNDPLCTVSVLKDFEKSIGQGSKVVIFEGRGHGFAHRPNSPEEDKDADEAFTIIRKWLHDGLVLQN; encoded by the exons ATGGGATTTGTCTCGATCTCCTCCTTTGCATTCtcaatcaccaccaccaccacaggCACCACCAGAAAGCCATCACTCCATCACCACTACAGCCACAGCAACCGGCTTCACTTCCTTTCAAAGTGTTCTCCTCTTCTTCCT AGAAAATGCAGTGTAAACCTTTTGAGATCATGTAGAGGGAACACTGCCTGCAGAGCTTCTTCCAGCCTATTGAAAATCGAAGATGATATAGATGATGAAGCTTGCGAGTTAGTCAGTGGATTGGAAATTTCAATAGGGGAAGGTGATGATAGCATCGATGCTTATCTGTTAAAGGCAATGAAGAATAATAATGGAACTGGTATATTGCTCTTGTCTGATATTTTTGGGTTCGAAGATTCATCAACAAGAGACTTTGCGTATCGTGTCGCCTGTAATGGCTACAA CGTTCTAATTCCAGACTTGTTTCGTGGGGATCCGTGGACGAAAGACCAGCCGATGACTTTGTTGGAAAAATGGATCACAAAACAGGAACCACAGAGGGTCGCAAAAGACATTGATACATCAGCAAAATGGATGGTTGATGAATTTTTAGCTGCAGGAATCTCAAAGAAGCTTGGTATAATTGGATTTTGCTTCGGAGGAGGCCGAGTGATAGATGCGTTATCCAGAGATCAGGGAGCATTGTTTGGCGTTGGGGTCTCCTTCTATGGTACAAGGATGAACCCATCTTTAGCCTCCTCCATAAAGGTTCCTGTGTTGTTTATTTCAGGAGATAATGACCCTCTATGCACAGTCAGTGTCTTGAAAGATTTTGAGAAGAGCATTGGCCAGGGATCAAAGGTGGTGATTTTTGAGGGAAGAGGTCATGGTTTTGCCCATCGACCAAACTCTCCTGAAGAAGACAAAGATGCAGATGAGGCTTTTACAATCATTAGAAAATGGCTGCATGATGGTTTGGTTTTACAAAACTGA
- the LOC7475782 gene encoding uncharacterized protein LOC7475782: MAEKTDVNAKWDACLDLSVRRFVYSSLAGAFGGLLLFRSPVSRWASVAFGAGVGIGSAYTDCSRIFQGSPAKMECPKKTSSVHKELTPLNTPSVPASQDGQD, from the exons atggcAGAGAAAACCGACGTGAATGCTAAATGGGACGCGTGTCTCGATCTGTCTGTCCGTCGCTTCGTTTACTCTTCCTTGGCCGGTGCCTTTGGCGGTCTTCTCCTCTTCA ggtccCCTGTGTCTCGTTGGGCATCTGTGGCTTTCGGTGCTGGAGTAGGCATTGGGTCTGCATACACGGACTGTTCTCGTATTTTTCAGGGATCACCTGCAAAGATGGAATGTCCCAAGAAAACATCAAGTGTTCACAAGGAGTTAACACCTCTGAATACTCCCAGTGTTCCTGCTTCTCAG GATGGCCAGGACTGA
- the LOC7475783 gene encoding patellin-3 — MAQESTPPPVTPPPPPSLEQAPPSPAMVKDKGDLPPAPAPAPEPADEAESPGAKGKELQGPTLPPPPEGEQKDSRSSSLAAMMGKEESVSSPQPPPEEKTEVTEKSAATKEEVVAVAVADTGKEKQVQEHKVPQTLVSFKEESNLVSDLSGIERKALEELKQLVQEALNTHQFSTAPKKDERQSVIVTQEAQTTQETSKNEASASESDVSTEIKPPAETQESKVEETPEKESQEVAKEEQKAAPSPEEITIWGIPLLKDDRSDVVLLKFLRARDFKVSDAFVMIKNTIQWRRDFKIDELVDEDLGDDLEKVVFMHGYDREGHPVCYNVYGEFQNKELYQKTFSDEEKRLKFLRWRIQFLERSIRKLDFSPSGISTVFQVNDLKNSPGPGKRELRLATKQALLLLQDNYPEFVAKQVFINVPWWYLAFYTMISPFMTQRTKSKFVFAGPSKSAETLFKYVSPEQVPIQYGGLSVDFCDCNPEFTFADPATEITVKPATKQTVEIIIYEKCFIVWELRVVGWEVSYSAEFVPDSKDAYTIIMTKPTKMTPTNEPVVSNSFKVGELGKILLTVDNSTSKKKKLLYRFKINPFSD; from the exons ATGGCCCAAGAATCTACTCCACCGCCCGTAACACCGCCGCCGCCGCCATCACTTGAGCAAGCTCCACCTTCTCCAGCCATGGTGAAAGATAAAGGAGACTTgccaccagcaccagcaccagcaccggAACCAGCTGATGAAGCTGAATCACCGGGAGCAAAGGGGAAGGAGTTACAGGGGCCAACACTACCACCGCCACCGGAAGGTGAGCAAAAGGACTCTAGATCATCATCATTGGCGGCGATGATGGGGAAAGAAGAATCAGTTTCATCACCACAACCACCTCCTGAGGAGAAAACTGAGGTAACTGAAAAGTCAGCAGCTACTAAAGAAGAGGTTGTTGCTGTTGCCGTTGCCGACACTGGGAAGGAGAAGCAAGTACAAGAGCATAAAGTTCCTCAaactttagtttcttttaagGAAGAGAGTAACCTAGTGTCTGATCTCTCTGGTATTGAGAGAAAAGCTTTAGAAGAACTGAAGCAGTTGGTTCAAGAAGCTCTCAATACTCACCAGTTTAGCACTGCACCAAAAAAAGACGAGAGACAAAGTGTTATTGTCACCCAAGAAGCACAAACAACTCAAGAAACCTCCAAAAATGAAGCATCAGCGTCAGAATCTGATGTTAGTACTGAGATTAAACCACCAGCAGAGACTCAGGAATCAAAAGTTGAAGAAACCCCAGAAAAAGAATCACAAGAAGTGGCAAAAGAAGAGCAAAAGGCTGCACCTTCACCAGAGGAGATCACTATATGGGGGATCCCTCTTCTGAAAGATGATAGAAGTGATGTGGTTCTCTTGAAGTTCTTGAGGGCAAGGGATTTTAAGGTAAGCGATGCATTTGTAATGATCAAGAACACAATTCAATGGAGGAGAGACTTTAAAATTGATGAGCTTGTTGATGAAGATCTAGGTGATGATTTGGAGAAAGTTGTGTTTATGCATGGTTATGACAGGGAAGGGCATCCTGTGTGTTATAATGTGTATGGGGAGTTTCAAAATAAAGAGTTGTATCAGAAGACATTCTCTGATGAGGAGAAAAGATTGAAGTTTTTGAGGTGGCGGATTCAGTTCTTGGAGAGGAGTATTAGGAAGCTTGATTTTAGTCCTAGTGGTATTTCCACCGTCTTCCAGGTTAATGATCTCAAGAACTCTCCAGGACCCGGAAAGAGAGAGCTTAGGTTGGCTACTAAACAGGCTCTCCTATTGCTTCAGGACAATTACCCTGAGTTTGTGGCCAAACAG gTGTTCATCAATGTCCCTTGGTGGTATCTTGCATTTTATACAATGATCAGTCCATTTATGACACAAAGAACCAAAAGCAAATTTGTATTCGCAGGCCCATCAAAATCTGCTGAGACACTTTTCAA ATATGTATCTCCTGAGCAAGTTCCTATTCAGTATGGTGGCTTGAGCGTGGATTTCTGCGACTGCAACCCCGAATTTACTTTTGCTGATCCTGCTACGGAGATAACTGTAAAACCAGCAACCAAGCAAACTGtggaaattataatttatgag AAATGTTTCATTGTTTGGGAGTTGCGAGTTGTTGGATGGGAGGTGAGTTATAGTGCTGAATTCGTGCCCGATTCTAAAGATGCATACACAATTATAATGACAAAACCCACAAAAATGACCCCAACCAATGAGCCAGTGGTGTCTAACAGCTTCAAAGTTGGTGAGCTGGGAAAAATATTGCTCACAGTTGACAACTCTAcctcaaagaagaagaaacttctCTACAGGTTCAAGATAAACCCCTTCTCAGATTGA